Proteins encoded together in one Orbaceae bacterium lpD01 window:
- the suhB gene encoding inositol-1-monophosphatase, translated as MHPMLNIAVRAARKAGTLIIKSHENPDSISVDAKAENDFVTNVDRAAEALIVETIKRAYPDHTIIGEESGLAKGADSETQWIIDPIDGTSNFIKGLPHFCVSIAVRVKGRTEAGVVYDPMRNELFTASRGQGAQLNGYRIRVGNAKDLNGALLGMALPYCQKQFGEYYFRALEKLFVTCGDVRRSGSAALDLVYVAAGRLDGFFEIGLKPWDIAAGELILREAGGVMTDFAGGLNYMASGNVMAGNPKVVKELLTQTQGVWPDVLKR; from the coding sequence ATGCATCCGATGCTCAATATTGCCGTGCGCGCGGCGCGTAAAGCGGGCACTTTAATCATTAAATCTCACGAAAATCCAGATTCAATCAGTGTCGATGCCAAAGCTGAAAATGACTTTGTCACCAATGTCGATCGGGCCGCGGAAGCGTTAATTGTCGAAACGATTAAACGCGCTTACCCTGATCACACGATTATTGGTGAAGAGAGTGGTCTGGCCAAAGGCGCAGACAGCGAAACCCAATGGATTATCGACCCAATTGATGGCACGTCTAATTTTATCAAAGGCTTACCCCATTTTTGTGTCTCGATTGCCGTGCGCGTTAAAGGCCGCACTGAAGCCGGCGTAGTTTACGATCCGATGCGCAATGAGCTCTTTACCGCTAGCCGTGGTCAGGGCGCTCAGTTAAATGGTTACCGCATCCGGGTTGGTAATGCCAAAGATCTTAATGGTGCGCTGCTGGGTATGGCTTTACCTTATTGTCAAAAGCAGTTCGGCGAGTATTACTTCCGCGCACTGGAAAAATTGTTCGTCACTTGTGGTGATGTCCGTCGCAGTGGTTCTGCCGCCTTAGATCTAGTCTACGTCGCTGCCGGTCGCTTAGATGGCTTCTTCGAAATTGGTTTAAAACCGTGGGATATTGCCGCCGGTGAGCTGATTTTACGTGAAGCGGGTGGCGTGATGACCGACTTTGCTGGCGGCCTCAACTATATGGCTTCAGGCAATGTCATGGCGGGTAATCCGAAGGTGGTGAAAGAGCTACTGACCCAAACCCAAGGCGTATGGCCGGATGTGTTAAAAAGATAA
- the tgt gene encoding tRNA guanosine(34) transglycosylase Tgt, which produces MKFELDTTDGLARRGRMTFDRRGVAYTVETPAFMPVGTYGTVKGMTPEEVAATGAQILLGNTFHLWLRPGQEIMRQHGDLHDFMQWHGPILTDSGGFQVFSLGDLRKITEAGVKFRNPINGDPVFLSPEKSMEIQYDLGSDIVMIFDECAPYPAEFDYVKKSMEMSLRWAKRSRDRFDELGNQNALFGIVQGGVHEGLRDISVKGLTEIGFDGYAVGGLAVGEPKADMHRILEHTCPQLPTDRPRYLMGVGKPEDLVEGVRRGIDMFDCVMPTRNARNGHLFVTGGVVKIRNAKYKDDTTPLDEHCDCYTCKNYTKAYLYHLDRCGEILGARLNTIHNLRYYQRLMSEIREAVQNHRFDAFVTEFYQRIGKTPAPLAK; this is translated from the coding sequence ATGAAATTTGAATTAGATACAACTGATGGTCTGGCCCGGCGTGGCCGCATGACCTTTGACCGTCGCGGCGTAGCGTATACCGTTGAAACCCCCGCATTTATGCCGGTGGGCACTTACGGCACAGTGAAAGGGATGACACCGGAAGAGGTGGCGGCCACTGGTGCACAAATCTTGCTCGGCAATACCTTTCACCTGTGGTTACGACCGGGTCAGGAGATTATGCGCCAGCATGGTGATTTACATGATTTTATGCAGTGGCACGGCCCGATTTTAACTGACTCAGGTGGTTTTCAGGTGTTCAGTTTAGGTGATCTCCGTAAGATCACTGAAGCGGGCGTCAAGTTCCGCAATCCGATCAATGGCGATCCGGTATTTTTGTCGCCAGAAAAATCGATGGAGATTCAGTACGATTTAGGTTCAGATATCGTGATGATCTTTGATGAGTGCGCGCCTTATCCGGCTGAGTTTGATTACGTGAAGAAATCGATGGAGATGTCACTACGCTGGGCCAAACGCAGCCGTGATCGCTTTGATGAATTAGGCAATCAAAATGCGCTGTTTGGGATTGTGCAGGGCGGCGTACATGAAGGCCTGCGTGATATCTCGGTCAAAGGGTTAACCGAGATCGGTTTTGATGGCTATGCGGTAGGCGGTTTGGCGGTGGGTGAGCCGAAAGCGGATATGCACCGTATTTTAGAACATACTTGTCCACAGCTACCGACAGATCGTCCGCGCTACTTAATGGGCGTGGGTAAACCAGAGGATTTAGTCGAAGGGGTGCGCCGCGGCATTGATATGTTTGACTGTGTGATGCCAACGCGGAATGCCCGTAATGGTCATCTGTTTGTTACAGGTGGCGTGGTCAAAATCCGTAATGCTAAATATAAAGATGATACCACGCCACTGGATGAGCACTGTGACTGTTATACCTGTAAAAACTACACCAAAGCTTATCTGTACCATTTAGATCGTTGTGGTGAAATTTTAGGCGCACGCTTAAATACCATTCATAACCTGCGTTACTACCAACGTTTGATGAGTGAAATTCGTGAAGCGGTGCAAAATCATCGTTTTGACGCCTTTGTCACTGAGTTTTATCAGCGTATTGGCAAAACGCCGGCACCACTGGCTAAATAA
- the queA gene encoding tRNA preQ1(34) S-adenosylmethionine ribosyltransferase-isomerase QueA, whose protein sequence is MQVSDFAFELPDALIARYPTAERSQCRLLSLDGKTGAIADGIFTDVLDKLSPGDLLVFNNTRVIPARLYGQKETGGKVEMLVERILDQDRVLAHVKASKAPKVGNVILLGEQGEIAVTMLARHDTLFELQFPSDVLAILAQIGHIPLPPYIDRPDEAQDRELYQTVYSQVPGAVAAPTAGLHFDQPLMKAIAAKGVEIAFVTLHVGAGTFQPVRVADINQHVMHAEYAQVPQTVVDAVNQCKARGNRVVAVGTTSVRALESAAQATGTMAPFFADTRIFIYPGYQFKVIDALITNFHLPESTLIMLVSAFAGYEPVMQAYQYAVDHQFRFFSYGDAMWITKK, encoded by the coding sequence ATGCAAGTATCTGATTTTGCTTTTGAACTGCCCGATGCATTGATTGCACGTTATCCGACTGCCGAGCGTAGTCAGTGCCGTTTGCTGTCGCTGGACGGCAAAACCGGGGCCATCGCTGACGGTATTTTTACCGATGTGCTGGATAAACTCAGTCCCGGTGACCTATTGGTGTTTAATAATACTCGCGTGATTCCCGCCAGACTGTATGGTCAAAAAGAGACCGGTGGTAAGGTGGAAATGCTGGTCGAGCGCATTTTGGATCAAGATCGGGTACTGGCCCATGTCAAAGCCTCGAAAGCGCCGAAAGTCGGCAATGTGATCTTATTGGGTGAGCAGGGCGAGATTGCTGTCACGATGCTGGCGCGCCATGATACGCTGTTTGAGTTACAGTTTCCCAGCGATGTGCTGGCTATCTTAGCGCAGATTGGCCATATTCCCTTACCGCCTTATATTGACCGGCCCGATGAAGCGCAAGATCGCGAGCTTTATCAAACCGTCTACAGTCAGGTACCGGGCGCAGTCGCCGCCCCCACCGCCGGTTTACACTTTGATCAGCCACTGATGAAGGCCATTGCCGCCAAAGGGGTTGAGATTGCTTTTGTCACCTTACATGTCGGTGCGGGGACTTTTCAACCGGTGCGGGTTGCGGATATCAATCAGCATGTCATGCATGCCGAGTATGCGCAGGTGCCACAAACGGTGGTCGATGCGGTTAACCAGTGTAAAGCGCGCGGTAATCGGGTGGTGGCGGTCGGCACGACGTCAGTCAGAGCCTTAGAGAGTGCGGCGCAGGCCACGGGCACCATGGCGCCATTTTTTGCCGATACCCGTATCTTTATCTATCCGGGTTATCAATTTAAGGTGATTGATGCCTTAATTACCAATTTTCATCTGCCGGAATCGACCTTGATTATGCTGGTATCGGCCTTTGCCGGTTATGAACCGGTGATGCAGGCCTATCAGTATGCCGTCGATCATCAGTTTCGCTTTTTCAGTTATGGTGATGCGATGTGGATTACCAAAAAATAG
- a CDS encoding M48 family metallopeptidase, whose protein sequence is MTLKTSLAAASLLSLSVLSISVLSGCQNFDTQGLMSAGTQALQVATISDSDVKTLSDKSCAEMDAQAKLAPANSPYTTRLNKIADSLGYSVNGTALNYKVYLTSEVNAWAMANGCVRVYSGLMDKMTDNEIQGVVGHEIGHVALGHSKHAMQIAYSAEIARGAIASAAGGVIASLTQSQLGDIAEQFVNAQFSQKQELAADNYSFDMLSKKGISPAGLATAFDKLGGGEATLLSSHPSSSARAQNIRSKLAAQ, encoded by the coding sequence ATGACACTTAAAACCAGTTTAGCCGCTGCGTCACTACTCTCATTATCAGTACTGTCTATTTCAGTACTCAGTGGTTGCCAGAATTTTGATACCCAAGGATTAATGAGCGCAGGGACTCAGGCCTTACAAGTTGCCACCATCTCAGACAGTGACGTGAAAACGCTGAGTGATAAATCCTGTGCCGAAATGGATGCACAGGCCAAGCTGGCCCCCGCCAATAGTCCCTATACCACTCGTCTAAATAAAATTGCCGATTCATTAGGCTATTCAGTCAATGGCACAGCCCTTAACTACAAGGTCTATTTGACGTCGGAAGTCAATGCCTGGGCGATGGCCAATGGCTGCGTTCGCGTTTACAGCGGTTTAATGGATAAAATGACCGATAATGAAATTCAGGGTGTGGTGGGTCATGAAATTGGCCATGTGGCCCTAGGCCATAGTAAGCATGCCATGCAGATCGCCTACTCTGCCGAAATCGCCCGCGGTGCGATTGCCTCGGCAGCTGGCGGCGTGATTGCCAGCTTAACCCAGTCACAACTTGGTGATATCGCTGAGCAGTTTGTCAATGCCCAGTTCTCGCAAAAACAGGAGCTGGCCGCTGATAACTACTCATTTGACATGCTCAGCAAAAAAGGCATTAGCCCAGCTGGACTTGCCACGGCTTTTGATAAACTCGGCGGTGGTGAAGCCACGCTACTGAGCTCACATCCCTCTTCTAGTGCGCGCGCCCAAAATATTCGCAGTAAACTGGCCGCGCAGTAA
- the ffh gene encoding signal recognition particle protein has product MFDNLTEKLSQTLRNISGRGRLTEDNIKEALREVRMALLEADVALPVVRDFINQVREKAVGQDVNKSLTPGQEFIKIVQDELTAAMGEVNSELNLATQPPAVILMAGLQGAGKTTSAAKLATFLKTKHKKKVLMVSADVYRPAAIKQLETLGQTVGVDVFPSLSTEQPLAIAQKALQQAKLHFYDVLIVDTAGRLHVDSDMMAEIKQLHQAVTPVETLFVVDAMTGQDAANTAKAFNEALPLTGVILTKVDGDARGGAALSIRQITGKPIKFLGMGEKTDALEPFYPDRIASRILGMGDVISLIEELQTKVDHEKAQKMAAKLKKGDKFDLNDFLDQLKQMRDMGGMSAMLAKLPGAGQLPENLKAQMDDKVTVKMEAMINSMTFKERLNPELIKGSRKRRIAAGSGTQVQDVNRLLKQFDDMQRMMKKMKGGGMMKMMRNMKGMLGGGGMGGMGGFGGGGLPRR; this is encoded by the coding sequence ATGTTTGATAATTTAACCGAAAAATTGTCCCAAACACTCCGCAATATCAGCGGTCGCGGTAGATTGACCGAGGATAATATTAAAGAGGCTCTGCGTGAAGTGCGTATGGCGTTATTAGAGGCCGATGTGGCGCTGCCAGTGGTGCGTGATTTTATTAATCAGGTGCGCGAAAAAGCAGTCGGTCAGGATGTGAATAAGAGCTTAACCCCCGGCCAAGAGTTTATCAAGATTGTGCAGGATGAACTGACGGCAGCGATGGGTGAAGTCAATAGCGAGTTAAATCTGGCCACTCAGCCACCCGCCGTGATCTTGATGGCCGGTTTACAGGGTGCGGGTAAAACCACCAGTGCCGCCAAGCTCGCCACTTTTCTAAAAACTAAGCATAAAAAGAAAGTGTTAATGGTATCGGCTGACGTCTATCGTCCGGCGGCGATTAAGCAGCTTGAGACACTTGGTCAAACGGTGGGCGTCGATGTGTTTCCTTCGCTCAGTACAGAACAGCCGTTAGCTATCGCGCAAAAAGCACTCCAGCAGGCTAAACTGCATTTTTATGATGTGTTGATTGTTGATACCGCCGGTCGACTGCATGTTGATAGCGATATGATGGCTGAGATCAAGCAGCTGCATCAGGCGGTTACGCCAGTGGAGACGCTGTTTGTGGTCGATGCCATGACCGGTCAGGATGCGGCCAATACCGCCAAAGCCTTTAATGAAGCGTTACCGTTAACCGGAGTTATCTTAACTAAGGTCGATGGCGATGCGCGTGGTGGTGCTGCACTGTCGATTCGTCAGATTACTGGTAAACCGATTAAGTTTTTGGGGATGGGCGAAAAGACCGATGCGCTCGAGCCATTCTATCCTGATCGAATTGCCTCGCGTATCTTAGGGATGGGCGATGTCATCTCGTTAATTGAAGAGCTGCAAACTAAAGTCGATCACGAAAAAGCCCAAAAAATGGCGGCTAAGCTGAAGAAAGGCGATAAGTTTGACCTCAACGATTTCTTAGATCAGCTGAAACAGATGCGTGATATGGGCGGCATGTCAGCCATGTTAGCCAAATTACCGGGCGCCGGTCAGCTGCCAGAGAACCTGAAAGCGCAGATGGATGATAAAGTTACGGTGAAAATGGAGGCCATGATTAACTCGATGACCTTTAAAGAGCGTCTGAATCCGGAGCTGATCAAAGGTTCGCGCAAACGCCGTATTGCTGCCGGTTCGGGGACGCAGGTGCAGGATGTTAATCGTCTGTTAAAACAGTTTGATGATATGCAGCGCATGATGAAAAAAATGAAAGGCGGCGGCATGATGAAAATGATGCGCAACATGAAAGGCATGCTCGGTGGCGGCGGTATGGGTGGCATGGGCGGCTTTGGTGGTGGCGGTTTACCGCGGCGCTAA
- the tssC gene encoding type VI secretion system contractile sheath large subunit, translating into MASVGPAFFGKESMEEVAAIKDIANYFDRAEYTKWNSFRNTDDSRYVGLTLPRVLARLPYGPDTVPVRNFNYVEQVKGPDHDRYLWANASYAFAANMVKSFIRNGWCVQIRGPQAGGLVDDLPIHLYDLGTGNQVKIPTEVLIPETREFEFANLGFIPLSFYKNRDYACFFSANSSQKPALYDTKEATANSRINSRLPYIFLLSRIAHYLKVIQRENIGATKDRRVLELELNKWINNLVTEMTDPSDEVQASHPLRQAQVIVEDIEDNPGFFRVKTFLVPHFQIEGMDINLSMVSQMPKAKA; encoded by the coding sequence GTGGCGTCTGTGGGTCCGGCTTTCTTTGGTAAAGAGAGCATGGAAGAAGTAGCAGCGATTAAAGATATTGCCAACTATTTCGACCGCGCTGAATATACCAAATGGAACAGCTTCCGTAATACCGATGATTCACGTTATGTCGGTTTGACCCTGCCACGAGTGCTTGCGCGTCTGCCTTACGGTCCAGATACGGTGCCGGTGCGTAACTTCAACTATGTTGAACAAGTGAAAGGGCCTGATCACGATCGCTACTTATGGGCTAACGCGTCTTATGCTTTTGCGGCCAATATGGTGAAAAGCTTTATTCGCAATGGTTGGTGTGTGCAGATTCGCGGTCCACAAGCGGGTGGTTTAGTCGATGACCTGCCGATCCATCTGTATGATCTTGGTACCGGTAATCAGGTGAAAATCCCAACCGAAGTACTGATTCCGGAAACCCGTGAATTTGAGTTCGCCAACTTGGGCTTCATCCCATTATCATTCTATAAGAATCGTGATTATGCATGCTTCTTCTCGGCTAACTCGTCACAAAAACCGGCGCTCTATGATACCAAAGAAGCGACCGCCAATAGTCGAATTAACTCACGTTTACCGTATATCTTCTTATTATCACGCATTGCGCACTACTTGAAAGTGATTCAACGTGAAAACATCGGTGCGACCAAAGATCGCCGCGTGCTTGAGCTTGAATTAAACAAATGGATCAATAATCTGGTCACTGAAATGACCGATCCAAGTGATGAAGTTCAGGCCTCTCATCCGCTGCGTCAGGCGCAAGTGATTGTTGAAGATATTGAAGATAACCCAGGTTTCTTCCGGGTCAAAACGTTTTTAGTGCCACACTTCCAGATCGAAGGGATGGATATTAATTTGTCGATGGTGTCACAAATGCCAAAAGCCAAAGCTTAA
- a CDS encoding divergent polysaccharide deacetylase family protein produces the protein MIKVIFWPIIGLLTVLGMVLNMAHAAQLAIVIDDFGYRQHNEMAIINLSDNITVAVLPNATHAQQIATYAHEHGNEVIIHLPMAPMGKQPLEKDTLFPDMSQTEIDRIVTDAVNKVPYAIGVNNHMGSLMTASLSGMDKVMLTLSQYDFFFLDSRTINTSKVPQAAATYHMPVLSRNIFLDDSMKEADIAAQFELAINFARKHGHAIAIGHPYPATVNVLTQKLAQLPADITLVKLSQLLPLPLSLPHSLPQPTPQPTLGDILGGLKTDSAALFAEWFIQAQSLDKY, from the coding sequence ATGATAAAAGTTATTTTTTGGCCCATTATCGGGCTCTTGACGGTACTGGGCATGGTGCTCAATATGGCCCATGCGGCGCAGCTAGCGATTGTGATTGATGACTTTGGCTATCGCCAGCACAATGAAATGGCGATCATCAATCTCTCGGATAACATTACCGTCGCAGTGTTACCCAATGCGACTCATGCTCAGCAAATTGCCACTTATGCACATGAACACGGCAATGAGGTGATTATTCATCTACCGATGGCGCCGATGGGTAAACAACCGCTCGAAAAAGATACCCTGTTTCCGGATATGTCACAAACCGAGATCGATCGCATTGTGACCGATGCTGTCAATAAGGTGCCTTATGCTATCGGGGTGAATAACCATATGGGTAGCCTGATGACCGCCAGTTTAAGTGGTATGGATAAAGTGATGCTAACCCTGAGCCAGTACGACTTTTTCTTTCTTGACAGCCGCACGATTAATACCTCAAAAGTCCCGCAAGCGGCGGCCACGTACCATATGCCGGTGTTAAGCCGAAATATCTTTTTAGATGACTCCATGAAGGAGGCCGATATCGCCGCCCAATTTGAATTAGCCATCAACTTTGCGCGCAAACATGGTCACGCGATTGCTATTGGTCACCCTTATCCGGCCACGGTCAATGTCTTAACCCAAAAATTAGCCCAGTTACCGGCTGATATTACGCTGGTTAAGCTTAGCCAACTGTTGCCGCTGCCGCTTTCACTGCCTCACTCACTCCCCCAACCAACCCCTCAGCCGACACTCGGTGATATTTTAGGTGGACTGAAAACTGATTCCGCCGCGCTCTTCGCCGAATGGTTTATTCAGGCGCAATCCTTGGACAAATATTGA
- the envC gene encoding murein hydrolase activator EnvC, with protein MQRLWVILFSGLMIGTISVPSHTYANSRDQLSTIQHSIAEQEKKLVQQRKERTALNAELKKQETAIARLLGSIQDTTEALSTFDQEITDLNQSISELERKQATQRQMLAKQLEGAFRLGKNSGIELVFNAKQSEINERMIMYFGYINQARQQQISQLKLTHSELASAKLSLQTKHAQQLALQQRQKQEQTSLEKNRQERKNTLAALDAAMQQGQQKLEDLRDNETKLQAELATAERNAREKTAQDARNAAQIRSRQQNTNYQPTQSEMALMARVSGIGKPQNRLNWPLAGSIVHHFGDAQQGELRWKGLVITGKEGAKIQAIADGRVILASWLQGYGFLVAIDHGKGDMSLYGYNQRVLVNVDDNVKSGQPIALVGNSGGQGIPALYFEIRRDGKALNPQAWLKR; from the coding sequence ATGCAACGTTTATGGGTGATATTATTCAGTGGTCTGATGATAGGGACAATCAGTGTTCCTAGTCATACGTATGCCAATAGCCGCGATCAGTTATCGACGATCCAACATTCGATTGCTGAGCAGGAAAAAAAATTGGTTCAGCAGCGTAAAGAGCGTACTGCACTGAATGCCGAACTAAAAAAGCAAGAGACTGCCATAGCCCGGTTACTTGGCTCCATTCAGGACACCACCGAAGCCTTATCCACCTTTGATCAAGAGATCACCGATTTAAATCAAAGCATCAGTGAACTTGAACGCAAACAAGCCACGCAAAGGCAAATGCTAGCCAAGCAACTTGAAGGCGCGTTTCGACTCGGTAAAAACTCGGGTATCGAACTGGTTTTCAATGCCAAGCAAAGTGAAATTAATGAACGGATGATTATGTATTTTGGCTACATTAATCAGGCGCGTCAGCAGCAGATAAGTCAACTCAAGCTAACCCATTCCGAACTGGCTAGTGCGAAGCTCTCACTGCAAACCAAGCATGCCCAACAGCTGGCGTTACAACAGCGCCAAAAACAGGAACAGACCAGTTTGGAAAAGAATCGCCAGGAGCGAAAAAATACTTTAGCTGCGCTGGATGCTGCCATGCAACAAGGTCAGCAAAAGCTTGAAGATCTGCGTGATAATGAGACCAAATTACAAGCCGAATTGGCTACTGCAGAGCGTAATGCCAGAGAAAAAACCGCTCAGGATGCCCGTAATGCGGCGCAGATTCGCAGTCGCCAGCAAAACACCAATTATCAACCGACTCAATCTGAAATGGCGTTGATGGCGCGGGTGAGTGGTATCGGTAAACCACAAAACAGATTAAATTGGCCGTTAGCCGGATCGATTGTGCATCATTTTGGCGATGCTCAACAAGGAGAGTTACGCTGGAAAGGGTTGGTGATTACTGGTAAAGAGGGCGCAAAAATACAGGCGATTGCTGATGGTCGGGTGATATTAGCCAGTTGGTTACAAGGCTATGGTTTCCTTGTCGCGATTGATCATGGTAAAGGCGACATGAGCCTGTATGGTTATAATCAACGGGTACTAGTTAATGTTGATGATAATGTTAAAAGCGGTCAGCCGATCGCCTTAGTGGGTAATAGTGGTGGTCAGGGGATACCGGCGCTCTATTTTGAAATCAGACGCGATGGTAAAGCGCTCAATCCACAGGCTTGGTTAAAACGATGA
- the gpmM gene encoding 2,3-bisphosphoglycerate-independent phosphoglycerate mutase, with protein MRKKPIVLVILDGYGYREDQKDNAIAAAHKPVMDNLLKQYPNTLISASSMDVGLPEGQMGNSEVGHTNIGAGRVVYQDLTRVTKDILDGDFFENPVLTAAVDKAASQGKAVHIMGLMSPGGVHSHDDHILAMVELAAQRGAEKIYLHGFLDGRDTPPRSAESTLARFSEKFAELGKGRIASVIGRYYAMDRDNRWERVEQAYDLIVDAKGDFTATTAVEALSAAYARDENDEFVKPTVIQAAGEESSAMQDGDVLIFMNFRADRARQITRAFVNKDFDGFKRKRVIAFADFVMLTEYADNIPASVAYPADSLSNTLGEWLAAHHKTQLRISETEKYAHVTFFFNGGVEQPFAHEDRILVNSPKVATYDLQPEMSSAELTEKLVEAIKSGKYDVIICNYPNGDMVGHTGVFDAAVKAVEALDNCIGQVVDAVKAADAQLLITADHGNAEKMRDEETGQAHTAHTNLPVPLIYVGKPAVAVEGGKLSDLAPTMLTLIGMDIPAEMTGKPLFKLQ; from the coding sequence ATGCGTAAGAAACCAATTGTTCTGGTGATTCTCGATGGGTATGGTTATCGTGAAGATCAAAAAGATAATGCGATTGCCGCGGCTCATAAACCGGTGATGGATAACTTGCTGAAACAGTATCCTAATACCCTGATTTCTGCCTCAAGTATGGATGTCGGTTTGCCAGAAGGGCAAATGGGCAATTCAGAGGTAGGTCATACCAATATCGGTGCCGGACGCGTGGTTTATCAGGACTTAACGCGGGTAACCAAAGATATTCTTGATGGTGACTTCTTCGAAAATCCGGTGTTGACCGCCGCAGTTGATAAAGCTGCCAGCCAGGGTAAAGCGGTACATATTATGGGATTGATGTCACCGGGTGGCGTGCATAGTCATGATGATCATATTTTAGCCATGGTTGAACTGGCCGCACAGCGCGGTGCTGAGAAGATTTATCTGCACGGTTTCCTCGATGGCCGTGATACGCCACCTCGCAGCGCTGAAAGTACCTTAGCCCGTTTTAGTGAAAAATTTGCCGAGCTTGGTAAAGGGCGTATCGCCTCAGTTATCGGTCGCTACTATGCGATGGATCGCGATAATCGTTGGGAACGTGTTGAACAAGCCTATGATTTGATTGTCGATGCCAAAGGCGATTTTACGGCGACAACTGCCGTTGAAGCACTGTCTGCAGCTTATGCGCGCGATGAAAATGATGAGTTTGTCAAACCGACCGTGATTCAGGCTGCTGGCGAAGAGAGTTCAGCGATGCAAGATGGCGACGTGCTGATTTTTATGAATTTCCGTGCTGACCGGGCGCGTCAAATTACCCGAGCCTTTGTGAATAAAGATTTTGACGGCTTCAAACGTAAACGCGTGATTGCCTTTGCTGATTTTGTCATGTTAACTGAATATGCTGATAATATTCCGGCTTCGGTTGCTTATCCGGCTGATTCTTTAAGTAATACACTCGGTGAGTGGCTGGCGGCTCATCATAAAACCCAGCTGCGTATCTCTGAAACCGAAAAATATGCCCATGTGACCTTCTTCTTTAATGGTGGCGTGGAGCAACCATTTGCCCATGAAGATCGTATCCTGGTGAATTCACCGAAAGTTGCTACCTATGATTTACAGCCAGAGATGAGCTCAGCAGAGTTGACCGAAAAATTAGTCGAGGCGATTAAAAGTGGTAAGTATGATGTGATTATCTGTAACTATCCTAATGGTGATATGGTAGGGCATACCGGCGTTTTTGACGCAGCAGTCAAAGCGGTTGAAGCCCTCGACAACTGCATTGGTCAAGTTGTTGACGCGGTGAAAGCGGCGGATGCGCAGTTACTGATTACCGCCGATCATGGTAATGCAGAAAAAATGCGTGATGAGGAAACCGGTCAGGCACATACTGCGCATACTAACTTACCAGTACCGTTAATCTATGTCGGTAAACCAGCAGTCGCGGTTGAAGGGGGTAAGTTATCCGATTTAGCGCCAACCATGTTAACCTTGATTGGGATGGATATTCCGGCAGAAATGACCGGTAAACCCTTATTTAAATTACAATAA